In Pirellula sp. SH-Sr6A, the DNA window TGTCGAGATCTGCGAGGCGGATACTGCCCGCCGTTTCGCTCCCTTTCTTCGGCTTTATCTCGATGCGAAAGTGGCAGGCGATTTGAATGCAGCCATCGATCAGCTCAAGAAAGTTGGAGTCCGTATCAATCCCGAGAAGCGATAAATGCAACGTTTCACACGAGCTTTCTTTTTGCTGGGCATGGCCATTCCTTTCGGCGACTCGCTCCCCGCGCGCGCTGAAGACGAACCAAAAAGCAAAGCAGAAAGTGAACAGGAAGCTCGTATAAGGTTTATTCCTCGCTCCGACGAGCAAGCGGCTACGGATCTGGAGCAATTGCGCTATGCGTTGAGTCAGGCAAACGACTCGCGAGGGCCAATCGATCCCCTTGCCGACTATGCGAAACAACCTTCTGCACCGGTGAAGTCGCCTGCGGCTTCCCCTTCTCCAACCAGGGCTGCACCGGCAAGCGATAAACAGACCAAATCGAGTGATTTGGACGCAAAGCAGCCCCCCCAACTAAAAGGCGAACAAGGGGGTGAGTATCGTTCTCCTCGGATCGCATGGGAATCGAGCATTGATCTTTCTCGATTGCCAAGTGAGGCAGGAGTCGGCACCGGGAAAGAGAGGGCCGACCGCTCGGCGATGACGGAGCGTGCAAATGCTCCTCGCTCGGTTGCCAAATCGGATGGTTTTCGCTCCGCTCGCTTCGAAAACGATACTCTAGCGACCCAAATCCCCAAGATCGACGATTCCGTAACCTATGCGTCGGCGAATGTTCCGATTGTGAGCGGCGTCGATCGAACCTCTCGTTTCCAAGAGATCCCGTTTGGCTCGCAAGGAACTCCCGTCGCTCCGATTCCTGGATCGGGGATACCCAATTTGGGTACTACCAACCCATCGATTCCAGGGGTTTATCCGCCGACGGGCGTGTATCCCCCCACGGTGGTCTACCCCCCCTCCACACCGAGCGTCCCAACCATACCGACCGTTCCAGCACCTTACGATCCAGGCGCATCGGTTGTCCCCGGCATCGTCCCACCGCCGACTTCGGGTGCAGTGACAGGGCCGAGCACCGGGCTGGGTACTGGGGTCGTGATGCCTGCTCCCCCAGCGACCTACATTCCTTCCGTACCGACCTATGGGACTCCCGTCGTTGGTACCCCTACGTTTCCAACGTATCCGGGATACCCGACTGCTCCCGTGGCACAACCCATCCCCTACACGCCCGGGATACCCGTTTCGAGTCAGCCACCACGGTACGCGACCAACGAGTCGACTTACGTGACGAGCGAGCCCTTTGTCAGTTCCCCTCCGAAGCAAATCGATGCACGATTCATGGTTTCGCCGACTCTGTTTCGACCCGAGACGGCTGACTGCAGCACATGTGGCACTGCCCCACGTCCCTATGCTCCGATGACTTCGATGCCGAGCGGCACCCCTATGAGCTACGCGCCGCCGACCTACTACCCCTATTCATATAACGGCTACAATTCCGGCTACCGAAGTTTGATCGGATTCGGGCAGAACGTATCGCTCGCTCAGGTTGGCCGAGGACTCTACGGACAGCCCACTGCCTACATGCCCAATCAGCCGTTTCGCAATTTCCTTCGTTATGTCTTTCCATGATCCGCGTCGCATGGAGAAGTTGTTGAAGGCATGCGTAACTATCTCGATCACGCGGCGACGAGTTGGCCGAAGGCACCGAGCGTCTTAACGGCTGTCGAACAGTACCTTCGAGAGTGCGGTGCCGCGGCCGGTCGAGGCTCTTATCGATCGGCGCTCGATGCAGAAAAGTGCATTCACCAGACCCGAGTCGCATTGGCAGAGCGGATCGGTGCCGTCTCCCCGCTCGATATTGCTTTTTGCAGCAATGGTACCCAAGCACTCAATGCATCTATCTTTGGGATCGCGCTTCGAGCTCATGAAGCCAGATCGCCTCTCCATGTGCTAACCACCGCTACGGAACACAACAGCGTTCTGCGCCCCTTAGCCCTCGCCGAACAACGAGGTTGGCTCACTTGGGATGCGATCCGCTGCGATGAAACCGGTCTCGTGGACTTGGACGACGTCGAACAAGCCGTTACACCGGAGACGAGATGGCTCATTGTGAACCATGTTTCGAATGTTACCGGGGCGATCCAACCGATTCAGGCATGGCGAGAGTTGGCGGATCGCTATGGAATCCGCCTGATGGTCGATGCGGCCCAGAGCGCGGGGATGCTGCCCTTGGACATGCGATCCACAGGCATCGACATTCTCGCAGCCCCTTGCCACAAGGGGCTTGGTTCGATTCTCGGATGCGCGTTTCTCGCTGTTGTTCCGAAGGCACAGTCGGAGTTGGCTCCTCTTTGGATTGGTGGGACGGGTTCTTCAAGCGACGCGATCACTGGCGAGTTCGGCTGGCTCGAAACGATGGAATCCGGGAATCGAAACATGCCTGCGATCGCTTCCCTCCACGCATCATTGCAATGCGAACGCATGGATAGACCAGAGCGCTGGGAGCCGTGGGTGGAACGCATTTTGGCCGAGATTCGCGACAGCAAGCGGCTTCGATTGATCGGACCCGACACCCCTTCGTCGCGCACCAGGTTACCCGTAATCAGCATAGCGCCGCATCCCGGAGAGGCTCAACCAGGCATTTGTCAGGAATGGGCGATGGTCCTAGAGAGTACGCTCGGGATCGAATGCCGCGCTGGCTTTCACTGCGCCGGCCGCATTCACGAACATTTGGGAACCATTGCTTCGGGGGGAACCCTGCGTTTCAGTTTGGGGCATACCACGAGCGAGGCGGACATCGACGCGGTATGTGAAGGGATTCGACTCCTGGAAGATGTCTTTTGAGCTTCCGGAGAGAACACCAAAAATTTCTCGCCCAAGATATACTCGTGGTTTTCGAAGTAGTAGTCTTCCACGAACGAACCCGTCCATACTCCGTGTTCGTTCAGTCCTAGGCGCTAGAATCCATCGCTAAAGAATCCCATGAGCAGCGACAATCCTTACTACGCGAGCGAACAGCCACCTGTCGCTTCGCCGGTTTTTCAGAACGAGGAATTCCTGCCGATCCATGCGCTCGATTTCGGACGGATGATCAAATCGCCGTTCCAGAGTCCAAATTGGCTCGTCAATTTGTTTTGGATGTTCATCATGGAGATCCTCGCATTGTTCGTCGTTGGGAACATCATCTATCTCGGATATGCGGGAGAAGTGGCGATTGCGAGGAGCGGGGGGCGAACAAGGTATTGGCCCGATTTTCAGTTAGAGCGAGTCACGGAATACTTGCTCCGCGGACTGTGGCCCTTTTTGTGGCAGATGATTGGGTTTGCAGCTCTTTCGGTTATCGTCGGAGTACCTGTATCGATCGGCGCCATTGCGACCGCCGCGCTCGCCGACGGTGGCCCACCATTCTTTGCAATCCTCTCCGGTGTTACCACTGGAGCCATAGGATTTCTCGCGATGGTAGCCGCGAGCTATGTCTTGTTTGCCGTGACGTTGAAAAGTCTCTTGGCAAATGATTTCATGGCAGGAATGGACGTCGCGTTCATCAAAGCGTTTTGCGTGAATATGGTGTTCACCATGCTGCTCGCGGTACTCTACTTTTTTGTTATCTCGATGGTTGCGACCTTGCTCGGAACGTTGTTGTGTCTGGTTGGACTTTTTCTGGTCTCCCCAATTCTGCGATTGATCACTTGCGATTTCTTAGCGCAGATTCATGACATCCACCTCAGTCGTGGTGGGCCATCGGCTTTCCCTTTGATCTGATCATCGCATGGGATGGATCAATTCCTCGTCGATCCAATTGAGGGGTTGCTGTTCGGATGAAGTCGATCGGTAATGTCCGATTAGCTTGGACTTTAAAACGTTCAATTTCTCGACAATGGGGATAGCCCGCGAAGCGACTTCGTTTTGCTCCCAACGATCGTCGGGCTTAGCAAAGAGTTCGGTTTTTACCTGCTGTCCAGGGATCTGTTCTAGCCGGCAGGACCAAGCCGGACTGCATACGTATTCTTGATTGTTTTCGCAAGCGACTGCGGCTCCGATCCGAGTCTCCCCGTCGTAACGCGAATTCAGGAGGGATTCAAGGAACTGTGAAAGTAAGTCCGAGTCTTGCTCGCTATAAAACCAGTCCTCGATCCATTCGCCCAAGTCATGGGGTTGCATAATGACGCCTTGACGCCCCCCGAGAGCGAGCATCTCGCCGGGGAGGATTAAGCAAGGAATATGCAGCGACTCGGCGTACAAGTTCATCGTGCTCCCACCGACATAGTCGTGCTCTCCGAGCGAGTAACCGGAAACGCCTAGGATTCCGAGCAAGCAGTTGGTAAGAAATCCCGCTTCACGGAGGGATTCCAGCATTTCACCGATCACTTGGTCCATCGCGAAGACTTGCCCCCCTACCGCGCACGAGATTCCGAAGATGTCATCTGGATCCGTTTGACGATCTACATGCAACTCCATCGGCGTCACATCCGTCGGAGGGCTGGGGTCGTCTTCGTCACAAAGCATTTCGCGATATTCATATGGGGCATCCCAGGCACCTCGAAGCCCCCTGGAATGGATCCAAAGGAGGGGATGCTCGGCCGTGCATTCGCTCCAGGTCCCGATCGCAGCCTCGATCAGTCGCTCGAACTCCATCGAGGCACTCTTTCTCTCCTGCTCCTGCTCCTGCTCCTGCTCCTGCTCGTCCTCGTCCTCGTCCTCGTCCTCGTCCTCGTTCTCCACGAGCAGCACTCGGTCAAAACATTCCACCGCACTGCTTGCTGCTAGCTCCCGGTCATCGGTAATAAGAAGACCTCGAGCGATCTGCTCTCTCCACGGAGAATACTCTTGGTGCGGATCATCGATGGCAGGTAGTTTGCCCTCTTCGTTACACGAGTCGCGGGAGACCGAGTGCAAACCCGACCAAAGAGATTGCAATGTGCGATCGGCCCGAATGGAGTCTGCCCAGAATTGATCGAGGACGATTCCTTTCGATGCGAGCGCATCCAGATGGGGTGTGGGGGCAACGCTATTGCCATACGCACCGACTAAGTTCGTACCAAGTCCGCTGATCGACAGGAACAGAGCAAGACGCGGGCTGAAAGAATCCGAAGGAGCCATGGGTTCGAATGGATGAGGGGTGCTGGCAATTCCATTCTTCTACCATTATGTTGGTCAACGAACAACCTCTCCCATTTCTTTGATTTTCTATGTCCAAATCTTCCCACTCCGTGGAATTGGCCTACCGGATGGCGCGCGATCGCTATGCGTCGGTCGGCGTCGATACGGAGGTTGCATTGGAACGGCTTGCGTCGATCCCCATTTCCATTCACTGTTGGCAAGGGGATGACGTCCGGGGTTTTGAGACCAGTTCCAATGCCCTATCGGGAGGTATTGCTGTTACAGGCTCCCACTTTGGAGCGGCGCGCAACGCGGACGAGCTTCGCGCCGACCTGGAAGTCGCTTTGAATCGCATCCCCGGCTCGCATCGCATCAATCTACACGCCATCTATGGCGATTTCGGAGACGCGAAGGTGGATCGCGATGCGATCGAATTCGAGCACTTTCGAAGCTGGGTCGATTGGGCTCGATCGCAAGAGGTAGGTTTGGATTTCAATCCCACCTGCTTTTCCCACCCCCAATCTGCCGATGGGTTCACGCTGAGTCACGCCAATCCATCGGTACGCGCTTTTTGGATCGAGCACTGCATACGGACCCGTTCAATCGCATCGCAGATAGGAGCAGAGCTTGGCTCGGCAGTGGTGAACAATATCTGGATTCCCGATGGTTCCAAGGACCTTCCTGCGAATCGCTTAGAGCCCCGCCTGCGACTTTCCGACTCCCTCGATCAGATTTTTCAATCGCCCCATCCGGAATCGCATTTGCTCGATGCCTTGGAGTGCAAACTCTTTGGTCTTGGAAGTGAAGCGTATGTGGTGGGGAGCCATGAATTCTATCTGGGATATGCGATCAAGCACCAGAAGCTGCTTTGCCTGGATGCGGGGCATTTCCATCCGACGGAATCGATCGCCGACAAGATCAGTTCGGTTTTGATGTTCGTTCCCCGCCTGCTCCTTCACGTCAGTCGGCCGATGCGATGGGACAGCGACCACGTTGTCTTGCTAGACGATCCTACACTGGCGATTGCCCACGAGCTGGTTCGTTGCAATGCGTTGCACCGAACCCATGTGGGGCTGGACTATTTTGACGCGAGCATCAACCGGATTGCCGCGTGGATTTTAGGAACACGAAGTATTCTCAAAGCACTTTTAATTGCGCTTTTGGAGCCGGCAGAGGTTCGGCTTGCGGAGGAACGGGGGGATCTAACGGCCCGTTTATTGTGGATGGAAGAATTAAAATCCCTTCCATGGACTCACGTGTGGGACAAGTTCTGCGAAGTGCAGAACGTACCCATAGGCCTTGAGTGGTGGAGCGACGTTCAGGAGTACGAGTCGGATGTTCTATCGCAACGTAGATAGAGCGTCGCAGCGAGAAAGATGGAAATGAGATGAACGCAACACAAGTAGATCGGACAGAGCTAGAAATCTCATCGCAATCGGACTTCGGATCCGAGTACGAACGGGAGCCGATCCCCGAACATGCCTGCAAGGGACCTTCGTCCTTTTGGGGTATGTATGCGGGCGAGCATACGGCAGGCACCGAATTTATGATCGGTCCTCTATTTGTGGCGTGGGGAGCCAGTGCGAGCAGTCTGCTTTTGG includes these proteins:
- a CDS encoding aminotransferase class V-fold PLP-dependent enzyme produces the protein MRNYLDHAATSWPKAPSVLTAVEQYLRECGAAAGRGSYRSALDAEKCIHQTRVALAERIGAVSPLDIAFCSNGTQALNASIFGIALRAHEARSPLHVLTTATEHNSVLRPLALAEQRGWLTWDAIRCDETGLVDLDDVEQAVTPETRWLIVNHVSNVTGAIQPIQAWRELADRYGIRLMVDAAQSAGMLPLDMRSTGIDILAAPCHKGLGSILGCAFLAVVPKAQSELAPLWIGGTGSSSDAITGEFGWLETMESGNRNMPAIASLHASLQCERMDRPERWEPWVERILAEIRDSKRLRLIGPDTPSSRTRLPVISIAPHPGEAQPGICQEWAMVLESTLGIECRAGFHCAGRIHEHLGTIASGGTLRFSLGHTTSEADIDAVCEGIRLLEDVF
- a CDS encoding DUF4013 domain-containing protein, producing the protein MSSDNPYYASEQPPVASPVFQNEEFLPIHALDFGRMIKSPFQSPNWLVNLFWMFIMEILALFVVGNIIYLGYAGEVAIARSGGRTRYWPDFQLERVTEYLLRGLWPFLWQMIGFAALSVIVGVPVSIGAIATAALADGGPPFFAILSGVTTGAIGFLAMVAASYVLFAVTLKSLLANDFMAGMDVAFIKAFCVNMVFTMLLAVLYFFVISMVATLLGTLLCLVGLFLVSPILRLITCDFLAQIHDIHLSRGGPSAFPLI
- a CDS encoding L-rhamnose isomerase, with amino-acid sequence MSKSSHSVELAYRMARDRYASVGVDTEVALERLASIPISIHCWQGDDVRGFETSSNALSGGIAVTGSHFGAARNADELRADLEVALNRIPGSHRINLHAIYGDFGDAKVDRDAIEFEHFRSWVDWARSQEVGLDFNPTCFSHPQSADGFTLSHANPSVRAFWIEHCIRTRSIASQIGAELGSAVVNNIWIPDGSKDLPANRLEPRLRLSDSLDQIFQSPHPESHLLDALECKLFGLGSEAYVVGSHEFYLGYAIKHQKLLCLDAGHFHPTESIADKISSVLMFVPRLLLHVSRPMRWDSDHVVLLDDPTLAIAHELVRCNALHRTHVGLDYFDASINRIAAWILGTRSILKALLIALLEPAEVRLAEERGDLTARLLWMEELKSLPWTHVWDKFCEVQNVPIGLEWWSDVQEYESDVLSQRR